The following proteins come from a genomic window of Achromobacter sp. AONIH1:
- a CDS encoding tRNA-binding protein, with translation MHYTQDPASPPADAIGFDDFMKVDIRVGTIQTAEAFPEARKPAYKLAIDFGPGVGVKKSSAQITAHYTLEELPGRRVMAVVNFPPRQIGPVRSEVLVLGFADAAGDIVLAAPDADVPNGARLT, from the coding sequence ATGCATTACACGCAAGATCCCGCGTCCCCGCCCGCCGACGCCATCGGTTTCGACGATTTCATGAAGGTGGACATCCGCGTCGGCACGATCCAGACCGCCGAGGCCTTTCCCGAAGCGCGCAAGCCCGCCTACAAGCTGGCCATCGATTTCGGGCCGGGCGTGGGCGTGAAGAAAAGCTCGGCGCAGATCACCGCGCACTACACGCTGGAAGAACTGCCGGGCCGGCGCGTGATGGCCGTGGTGAATTTCCCGCCGCGCCAGATCGGCCCGGTGCGCTCGGAAGTGCTGGTGCTGGGCTTCGCCGACGCGGCCGGCGACATCGTGCTGGCCGCGCCGGACGCAGACGTGCCGAACGGCGCGCGGCTGACCTGA
- a CDS encoding LysR substrate-binding domain-containing protein: protein MSRVFPAGRALRTFEAAARHLNFSRAADELGLTPAAVSYQIKDIEAQLGLALFARTSRSIRLTPAGEALAGAAADALDGLRRATARARRLARGQQTLRLSVGARFATNWLLPRLPRFRAAHPQWELSFDISDELRDFDAHDLDAAIRYGAGRYPGVVTHRLFSTVVVPVCSPRLLEAGPAPRQPRDLAAHTLCYVDCRPGGVVWPNWALWMAAAGVPDFDDSGCVAFTESSHVAQAVMDGGAVGLVERELVARELAEGRLIQLFDVGVAAGGDHAYHLAYPESGAKAPGVAALRDWMLAELGRSDA, encoded by the coding sequence ATGAGCCGCGTCTTTCCCGCCGGCCGGGCCTTGCGCACCTTCGAGGCCGCCGCCCGCCATCTGAACTTCAGTCGCGCCGCCGACGAACTCGGCCTGACGCCCGCCGCCGTCAGCTACCAGATCAAGGACATCGAGGCGCAGCTCGGCCTGGCGCTGTTCGCGCGCACCAGCCGCAGCATCCGGCTGACGCCGGCGGGCGAGGCGCTGGCCGGCGCCGCCGCCGATGCGCTGGACGGCCTGCGCCGCGCCACCGCCCGGGCGCGGCGGCTGGCGCGCGGCCAGCAGACGCTGCGCCTGTCGGTGGGCGCGCGCTTCGCCACGAACTGGCTGCTGCCGCGCCTGCCGCGCTTTCGCGCCGCGCATCCGCAATGGGAGCTGAGCTTCGACATCAGCGATGAACTGCGCGACTTCGACGCCCATGACCTGGACGCGGCCATCCGATATGGCGCGGGCCGCTATCCCGGCGTCGTGACGCACCGGCTGTTCAGCACGGTGGTGGTGCCGGTCTGCAGCCCGCGCCTGCTCGAAGCCGGTCCGGCGCCGCGCCAGCCGCGCGACCTGGCCGCGCATACGCTGTGCTACGTGGATTGCCGGCCCGGCGGCGTGGTCTGGCCCAACTGGGCGCTGTGGATGGCCGCCGCCGGCGTGCCGGATTTCGATGACAGCGGCTGCGTCGCCTTCACAGAATCCAGCCATGTGGCGCAGGCGGTCATGGACGGCGGCGCGGTCGGCCTGGTGGAGCGGGAGCTGGTCGCGCGCGAACTGGCCGAGGGCCGGCTGATCCAGCTGTTCGACGTGGGCGTGGCGGCGGGCGGCGACCATGCCTATCACCTGGCCTATCCCGAATCCGGCGCCAAGGCGCCGGGCGTGGCGGCGCTGCGCGATTGGATGCTGGCGGAATTGGGGCGTTCCGATGCCTGA
- a CDS encoding sensor domain-containing diguanylate cyclase produces the protein MDRILSELSTTLPNAKSVEELARPLLDMLGAITGLESTYLTSIDLQAGIQHVRYARNDGGMQIPEGMDVPWADTLCKRALDEGRTSTSDVASCWPDSEAARKLGIQTYVSAPVRADDGTLLGTLCGASASQQAVAPQAEAVLKLFSAMLANFMERELLVEQLRSANVRLLSYALSDPLTGLPNRRAIYEELERLQGRALREGGSILVGVIDLDGFKSINDAHGHQNGDIFLQEMSRRLAISLRASDMLGRLGGDEFVLIGPGPALARGDAGPIGHEVLRGEAEEAARALEDRTAAATLGNFQLGEITLPYDGASVGVVALDPRGLSAEEAVRLADTRMYVVKRARKGARVMH, from the coding sequence GTGGACCGGATACTCTCGGAATTGTCGACGACCCTGCCCAACGCCAAGAGCGTCGAGGAGCTGGCGCGCCCGCTGCTGGACATGCTCGGGGCCATCACCGGGCTGGAGTCCACCTACCTGACCTCGATCGACCTGCAGGCCGGCATCCAGCACGTGCGCTATGCGCGCAACGACGGCGGCATGCAGATCCCCGAAGGCATGGACGTGCCCTGGGCCGACACGCTGTGCAAGCGCGCGCTCGATGAGGGGCGCACCAGCACCAGCGATGTCGCGAGCTGCTGGCCGGACTCCGAGGCCGCGCGCAAGCTCGGCATCCAGACCTATGTCAGCGCGCCGGTGCGCGCCGACGACGGCACGTTGCTGGGCACGCTGTGCGGCGCCAGCGCCAGCCAGCAGGCCGTCGCGCCGCAGGCCGAGGCCGTGCTCAAGCTGTTCTCCGCCATGCTCGCCAACTTCATGGAACGCGAGCTGCTGGTCGAGCAACTGCGCTCGGCCAATGTGCGGCTGCTGTCATATGCGCTGAGCGATCCGCTCACCGGCCTGCCCAATCGCCGCGCCATCTACGAAGAGCTGGAACGCCTGCAGGGCCGCGCGCTGCGCGAGGGCGGCAGCATCCTGGTCGGCGTGATCGACCTGGACGGCTTCAAGTCCATCAATGACGCCCACGGGCACCAGAACGGCGACATCTTCCTGCAGGAAATGTCGCGCCGGTTGGCTATCTCGCTGCGCGCCTCCGACATGCTGGGCCGGCTGGGCGGCGACGAGTTCGTGCTGATCGGCCCGGGGCCAGCCCTGGCGCGCGGCGACGCCGGTCCCATCGGCCACGAGGTCCTGCGCGGCGAGGCCGAAGAGGCCGCGCGCGCGCTGGAGGACCGCACGGCCGCGGCCACGCTCGGCAACTTCCAGCTGGGCGAGATCACGCTGCCCTACGACGGCGCCAGCGTCGGCGTGGTGGCGCTGGATCCGCGCGGCCTGAGCGCCGAGGAAGCGGTCAGGCTGGCCGATACGCGCATGTACGTGGTCAAGCGGGCGCGCAAGGGCGCGCGCGTGATGCACTGA
- a CDS encoding cupin domain-containing protein, translating into MSAAINFARKFNLIKEQWTPKVIAEMNDYQFKLVKIQGEFVWHSHADTDETFIVIDGELRIDLRDGAVTLAAGEMAVVPRGVEHRPHAEREACVLLIEPRGVRNTGDREGERTAPNDVWI; encoded by the coding sequence ATGTCCGCCGCCATCAATTTCGCCCGCAAGTTCAACCTCATCAAGGAGCAATGGACGCCCAAGGTCATTGCCGAGATGAACGACTACCAGTTCAAGCTCGTCAAGATCCAGGGCGAGTTTGTCTGGCACTCGCACGCCGATACCGACGAGACCTTCATCGTCATCGACGGCGAGCTGCGCATCGACCTGCGCGACGGCGCCGTGACGCTGGCGGCAGGGGAAATGGCGGTGGTGCCGCGCGGCGTCGAACACAGGCCCCATGCCGAGCGCGAAGCCTGCGTCCTGCTGATCGAGCCGCGCGGGGTGCGCAATACCGGCGACCGGGAAGGGGAGCGGACCGCGCCAAACGATGTGTGGATCTAG
- a CDS encoding aminotransferase class IV family protein has protein sequence MTTDPLSPNIRYVSQVDGQDADAAALAPLAFAGYAHFTALQIRDGRARGLDLHLARLRAGSQALYGQALPDEAVQARLRAAIQAGPPDLSLTATVYSPAGEFTIAGPGARPRLLVRTAPPSSGPAGPLSLALVEHERMLPGVKHVGEVAKTYLLREAASQGHDDAAFVDRRGRLSEATIWNLAFWDGEYVVWPRAAMLGGTMMGIVRRQLDRLGAPQREQELKAEDLRALKGAVVMNSWTPGVPLRRIGAIDVPPAPGFLALLHRAHQAEPLLPV, from the coding sequence ATGACGACAGATCCGCTTTCCCCGAATATCCGCTATGTCTCTCAGGTCGACGGCCAGGACGCAGACGCCGCCGCGCTGGCGCCGCTGGCCTTCGCCGGCTATGCCCACTTCACCGCCCTGCAGATCCGCGACGGCCGCGCGCGCGGCCTGGACCTGCATCTGGCCCGGCTGCGGGCTGGCTCGCAGGCGCTGTATGGGCAAGCGCTGCCCGACGAAGCAGTGCAGGCGCGCCTGCGCGCGGCGATCCAGGCCGGGCCGCCGGACCTGTCGCTGACGGCCACGGTGTACTCCCCCGCCGGTGAATTCACCATCGCCGGTCCCGGCGCGCGCCCGCGCCTGCTGGTCCGCACCGCGCCGCCGTCCAGCGGGCCCGCCGGCCCCTTGTCGCTGGCGCTGGTCGAGCACGAACGCATGCTGCCCGGGGTAAAGCATGTGGGCGAAGTGGCCAAGACCTATCTGCTGCGCGAGGCCGCCAGCCAGGGCCACGACGACGCGGCCTTTGTCGATCGGCGCGGACGGCTGAGCGAGGCCACGATCTGGAACCTGGCGTTCTGGGATGGCGAATACGTGGTGTGGCCACGGGCGGCGATGCTGGGCGGCACCATGATGGGCATCGTGCGCCGGCAGCTGGACCGGCTGGGCGCGCCGCAGCGCGAGCAGGAGCTGAAGGCTGAAGACCTGCGCGCGCTGAAAGGCGCCGTGGTGATGAATTCGTGGACGCCCGGCGTGCCCCTGCGGCGCATCGGCGCGATCGACGTGCCGCCGGCGCCCGGCTTCCTGGCGCTGCTGCATCGCGCCCACCAGGCCGAACCCCTGCTGCCGGTCTGA
- a CDS encoding nitroreductase family protein, with amino-acid sequence MSNAYIDALKKRRTQYALGRNLSLSKEELVALVKDAVKHSPSSFNSQSSRALVLFGAESVKLWDLAIEAVRKVAPAEGFDKTEAKLKSFAAGAGTILFFEDQDVVRSLQEKFALYADNFPVWSEQAGGMAQLSVWAALANAGVGASLQHYNPLVDADVAREWNIPASWKLRAQMPFGSNEAGFGEKAFMDDAERFRVAG; translated from the coding sequence ATGAGCAACGCTTATATCGACGCGCTGAAGAAGCGCCGCACGCAGTACGCGCTGGGCCGCAACCTGTCCCTGTCCAAGGAAGAGCTGGTCGCCCTGGTCAAGGACGCGGTCAAGCACAGCCCCTCGTCGTTCAACTCGCAAAGCTCGCGCGCGCTGGTGCTGTTCGGCGCCGAAAGCGTGAAGCTCTGGGATCTGGCCATCGAAGCCGTGCGCAAGGTCGCCCCGGCCGAAGGCTTCGACAAGACCGAAGCCAAGCTCAAGAGCTTCGCCGCCGGCGCCGGCACCATCCTGTTCTTCGAAGACCAGGACGTGGTCCGCAGCCTGCAAGAGAAGTTCGCGCTGTACGCCGACAACTTCCCGGTCTGGTCGGAACAGGCTGGCGGCATGGCCCAGCTGTCGGTCTGGGCCGCGCTGGCCAACGCCGGCGTGGGCGCCAGCCTGCAGCACTACAACCCGCTGGTCGACGCCGACGTGGCGCGCGAGTGGAACATTCCCGCCAGCTGGAAGCTGCGCGCGCAGATGCCGTTCGGCTCGAACGAAGCCGGCTTCGGCGAAAAGGCCTTCATGGACGACGCCGAGCGCTTCCGCGTGGCCGGCTAA